A region of Pan troglodytes isolate AG18354 chromosome 23, NHGRI_mPanTro3-v2.0_pri, whole genome shotgun sequence DNA encodes the following proteins:
- the LOC129138475 gene encoding iron-sulfur cluster assembly 2 homolog, mitochondrial-like — translation MVAAQGLSLRAATQTSVTPWPRGRLLAASLGLRGVSSSPEAGDGQIRLTDSCVQRLLEITKGSEFLRLQVEGGRCSGFQYRCSLDTVINPDHRVFEQGGARVVVDSDSLAVAKGAQVDFSQELIRSSFQVSNNPQAQQGCSCGSSFSVKL, via the coding sequence ATGGTTGCCGCCCAGGGGTTGTCCTTAAGGGCCGCGACGCAGACATCGGTCACTCCCTGGCCGAGGGGCAGGCTCCTCGCGGCCTCCCTGGGACTCCGGGGCGTGTCCTCCAGCCCCGAGGCCGGCGACGGGCAGATCCGCCTCACGGACAGCTGCGTCCAGAGGCTTCTGGAAATCACCAAAGGATCAGAATTCCTCAGGCTGCAGGTGGAGGGAGGTAGATGCTCCGGATTCCAGTACAGGTGTTCACTGGATACAGTTATCAACCCCGACCACAGGGTATTTGAACAGGGTGGGGCAAGAGTGGTGGTTGACTCTGATAGCTTAGCCGTCGCGAAAGGGGCCCAGGTGGACTTCAGCCAAGAACTGATCCGAAGCTCATTTCAAGTGTCAAACAATCCTCAAGCACAGCAAGGCTGCTCCTGTGGGTCATCCTTCTCTGTCAAACTTTGA